The Pseudoalteromonas ruthenica genome has a window encoding:
- the tssL gene encoding type VI secretion system protein TssL, long form — translation MDKTILKPRPGRRGLAQNNGEPAPAGAGASGAAASADTSSGDKTVVNVNQSKPVARVQGNAPIFQSKLVDYGADIFSLTVAINRMSHCDDVDKLKQQSIDAVKNFEQSLRNEHLDSQLIESARYCVCALLDETVLNTPWGSESVWVNESLLSIFHKETFGGEYFFTLLDEALRQSSHNIDLLELQYYCLNLGFQGKYRVSAQGQSAVDDYRDKLYREISLIRGTGSSQLSINWRKRIANGLELRQQFPLWVILTLFAALALVVYTLFSYQLNRYSDNVFTELDALVPYQLGEQTTGDSMEASVLNQLLQTEIQRGVLSVTSQSDRVRIRISSESLFDSGSNIVRADMKPIIAKIARALEGTQGKVLITGHTDNTPISTPEYPSNWHLSLARATQVANAMAQNASLSGRLWPEGRGEAEPVESNDTAAQRAKNRRIEIDLLF, via the coding sequence ATGGACAAGACGATTTTAAAGCCCCGTCCAGGAAGAAGAGGACTGGCACAAAATAATGGCGAGCCAGCTCCTGCAGGTGCTGGTGCTTCAGGCGCAGCGGCTAGTGCAGACACCTCTAGCGGGGATAAGACTGTAGTCAATGTGAACCAGTCAAAGCCTGTTGCTCGAGTGCAAGGGAACGCACCCATTTTTCAGTCCAAGCTAGTCGATTACGGTGCTGATATTTTTTCGCTGACAGTGGCAATCAATCGCATGAGTCATTGCGATGATGTCGACAAGCTTAAACAACAAAGCATTGATGCTGTTAAGAATTTTGAACAATCTTTGCGTAATGAGCACCTCGATAGCCAGCTTATTGAATCTGCACGATATTGCGTATGCGCGCTGTTGGATGAGACCGTGCTCAATACGCCGTGGGGCAGCGAAAGTGTGTGGGTGAATGAAAGTCTCCTATCCATCTTTCATAAGGAAACCTTTGGTGGTGAGTACTTCTTCACTTTACTTGATGAGGCACTGCGCCAGTCGAGTCATAATATCGACCTACTCGAACTACAATATTATTGTTTGAATCTTGGGTTCCAAGGCAAGTATCGTGTCAGTGCACAGGGACAATCTGCGGTCGATGATTACCGTGATAAGTTGTATCGCGAGATAAGCCTGATCCGTGGCACTGGTTCAAGCCAGTTATCGATTAATTGGCGCAAACGCATTGCTAACGGCCTAGAGCTACGCCAGCAATTTCCACTCTGGGTTATATTAACCTTATTTGCTGCCCTCGCCCTGGTAGTTTACACCCTTTTTTCGTACCAACTGAATCGTTACTCCGATAATGTTTTCACAGAGCTTGATGCCTTAGTTCCCTATCAATTAGGCGAACAAACCACTGGTGATAGCATGGAAGCCAGTGTGCTGAACCAGTTGTTGCAGACAGAAATTCAACGTGGCGTGCTCAGTGTTACGTCACAATCTGATCGCGTACGTATTCGTATATCCAGTGAGTCGCTGTTTGATTCCGGCAGTAATATTGTTCGTGCTGATATGAAGCCGATTATTGCTAAAATTGCCCGTGCCCTTGAAGGCACACAAGGTAAAGTGCTGATCACCGGCCATACCGACAACACGCCGATTTCAACGCCTGAATATCCCTCTAATTGGCACTTATCATTGGCGCGAGCAACGCAAGTTGCCAACGCAATGGCGCAAAATGCGTCGTTAAGTGGCCGCTTATGGCCAGAGGGGCGTGGCGAAGCGGAACCAGTTGAAAGTAATGATACCGCCGCACAGCGAGCCAAAAACCGCCGTATTGAAATTGATCTGCTGTTTTAA
- the tssK gene encoding type VI secretion system baseplate subunit TssK, protein MSDHSAIAWTEGMFLRPQHFQQAERSIRRAINHSSQHVHHYPWGTVSLEIDQSLLPLGQVRLSKLTATLADGTAVDMPTIDPLPQALSLTSEVRDEVIYLAIASDKTNGTNISADGDGMITRYRFADHTCADVSLGSDAQESVQIAALHSQLKRHNDDRAGYICLPIARVIEVSDEGNIKLDSKFIAPTLNAKAVAPLTSVVREIHGMIKQRAEALSARLTQGQAGSTSVADFMMLQVLNKYQPVFSNFENMDMLHPFMLYNRVIELVGELSTFSTRDKRVPELPHYNHSELTAVFGNLMVLINQTLSQVLEQTALEIPLEKSKFGIYFGAINDKSLLDNAHFILAVKANLPNEEVRQRLPAQTKIGSVETIRDLVNNQIPGITLATLPVAPRQVPYHAGYHYFQLEKGNEHWLKLSSSGGIALHISGNYPELQVALWAVKG, encoded by the coding sequence ATGAGCGACCACAGCGCAATCGCATGGACCGAGGGGATGTTCTTACGTCCCCAACATTTTCAGCAAGCTGAGCGCAGCATTCGTCGTGCGATCAACCACAGCAGCCAGCATGTCCACCACTACCCGTGGGGGACTGTGTCGTTGGAAATAGACCAATCCTTGCTACCTTTAGGGCAAGTTCGTTTAAGCAAACTGACCGCCACCCTAGCTGATGGCACCGCCGTTGATATGCCTACGATCGACCCGCTACCACAAGCACTGTCGTTAACCAGCGAAGTACGGGACGAAGTTATCTATTTGGCGATTGCCAGTGATAAAACCAATGGCACAAATATCAGCGCTGATGGTGACGGTATGATCACCCGATACCGTTTCGCTGACCATACTTGCGCCGATGTAAGCTTAGGCAGCGATGCTCAGGAATCAGTGCAAATTGCCGCACTGCATAGCCAACTTAAACGCCATAACGATGACCGAGCTGGTTATATTTGTTTGCCTATCGCACGGGTAATCGAAGTATCCGACGAGGGCAACATTAAACTTGATAGCAAGTTTATTGCTCCTACCTTGAATGCCAAAGCGGTTGCGCCATTAACCAGCGTGGTACGCGAAATTCATGGCATGATTAAGCAGCGTGCGGAAGCGCTTTCTGCGCGGTTAACTCAAGGGCAAGCAGGTTCCACTTCGGTGGCTGACTTTATGATGCTGCAAGTGCTAAACAAGTACCAACCGGTGTTTAGTAACTTTGAAAATATGGATATGTTACATCCATTTATGCTTTATAACCGGGTGATTGAATTAGTCGGTGAGCTCAGTACCTTCAGTACCCGTGATAAACGAGTTCCCGAGCTGCCCCATTACAACCACAGTGAGCTGACTGCTGTGTTTGGCAATTTAATGGTATTAATCAACCAAACGCTGAGCCAAGTACTTGAACAAACTGCACTGGAAATACCCCTTGAGAAAAGCAAGTTTGGTATTTATTTTGGCGCAATTAATGATAAGTCTTTACTTGATAATGCTCACTTTATACTGGCTGTAAAAGCGAACCTACCTAACGAAGAAGTGCGTCAGCGTCTACCCGCACAGACGAAAATAGGTAGCGTCGAGACAATTCGCGACTTAGTGAATAACCAAATCCCAGGAATTACTCTTGCGACCTTGCCTGTCGCACCTAGGCAGGTACCCTATCATGCTGGCTACCATTACTTCCAGCTGGAAAAAGGCAATGAGCACTGGCTTAAGCTAAGCAGTAGTGGTGGTATTGCACTGCATATTTCTGGCAACTACCCCGAACTACAAGTGGCACTTTGGGCCGTTAAGGGATAA
- the tssJ gene encoding type VI secretion system lipoprotein TssJ: MNNKLLSVLVVIFTLALSACTAVNKIVPPSTDVTFNVAADINPDINQRPSPVVVKIFELSSRTVFDNQDFFTLYEDPESVLGPDLLKKDELELQPGSKLEYPMSLDRNTRYVGFVVAYRDIDQARWRAVLAADPTGYDDVTVNVEEIAVYAKD, translated from the coding sequence ATGAACAACAAATTATTGTCCGTATTGGTCGTAATTTTTACCTTAGCACTGAGTGCGTGTACTGCGGTGAATAAGATAGTACCGCCCTCCACCGACGTCACCTTTAATGTCGCGGCTGATATCAACCCAGATATTAATCAACGTCCTTCACCTGTTGTGGTTAAAATCTTTGAGCTGAGTTCACGGACAGTATTTGATAATCAAGATTTCTTCACCCTTTATGAAGATCCTGAGTCGGTGTTGGGCCCTGATCTGTTAAAAAAGGACGAGTTAGAGCTGCAACCTGGAAGCAAACTTGAGTACCCGATGTCGCTAGATAGAAATACGCGCTATGTCGGCTTTGTTGTAGCCTATCGCGATATTGACCAAGCTCGTTGGCGTGCAGTGTTAGCGGCCGATCCAACTGGCTATGATGATGTAACTGTTAATGTTGAGGAAATTGCTGTTTACGCCAAAGACTAA
- the tagH gene encoding type VI secretion system-associated FHA domain protein TagH has translation MEATFNVISYHRLSPEIETSKTTQDSLVFGRSQECDWHLPDPEKIISSTHGRIERSGSNFVVHDLSTNGLFVNHSVTPVGKGNQQALQDGDVLSIGDYEIEFKLAQSAVAAQSAPVAQPSQPSIPAQQAAPAASSNNDDLFATQMQSANELDQSFQMPGLETPASAPATGSQSAAETIPEDWGLDLAFGQPESASPASQATPAAQPEPQPAPAPTPAPTAQTQHSIASTPEPKAPQQAAPQASAAPQPAQAPAAAGQGELAAAFLQGLQVDAQLANELNNAQTWQQMGESLRLLLLGLVESLRQRSSVKQQLRLNHTMFQAQQNNPLKFSATLEDVIQNLYTRNSASFLNAEQAIAEAFKDTRDHDTAMMAGTVGAIEGLLDTLSPDRLKSQANEQGGLKKVLPYQLEAKSWRLFSAMHQDMESEIERKGSGALADDFVKAYDSKLKTL, from the coding sequence ATGGAAGCGACCTTTAACGTTATCAGCTACCACCGCCTATCCCCTGAAATAGAAACATCAAAGACCACCCAAGATAGCTTGGTATTTGGTCGTTCACAGGAGTGCGACTGGCACTTGCCAGATCCTGAGAAAATAATTTCCAGCACCCATGGCCGTATTGAGCGCTCTGGGTCGAACTTCGTTGTTCATGATTTATCAACAAACGGCCTATTTGTTAACCACAGTGTGACCCCTGTAGGCAAAGGCAATCAACAAGCGTTGCAAGACGGTGATGTGCTCAGTATTGGCGATTATGAAATCGAATTTAAACTGGCGCAAAGCGCCGTCGCCGCGCAAAGCGCACCAGTAGCTCAGCCATCGCAGCCGAGTATACCTGCGCAGCAAGCTGCACCTGCTGCGAGCTCTAATAACGATGATTTGTTTGCAACGCAGATGCAATCCGCAAACGAACTTGACCAATCTTTCCAGATGCCCGGTCTAGAAACACCAGCGAGCGCCCCAGCAACCGGCTCTCAATCCGCAGCCGAAACCATTCCCGAAGACTGGGGGTTAGACTTAGCATTCGGCCAACCTGAGAGCGCGTCCCCTGCGAGTCAGGCAACGCCTGCGGCTCAACCAGAGCCACAACCAGCTCCTGCTCCTACGCCGGCACCAACAGCGCAAACGCAACATAGTATCGCTTCAACCCCAGAGCCAAAAGCGCCACAACAAGCTGCACCACAAGCTTCGGCTGCGCCGCAGCCAGCTCAAGCTCCAGCAGCTGCAGGGCAAGGTGAATTGGCAGCTGCTTTTTTGCAAGGTTTGCAAGTTGACGCGCAGCTTGCGAATGAATTAAACAACGCACAAACGTGGCAACAGATGGGGGAGAGTTTACGACTCCTATTGTTGGGCTTAGTTGAATCACTTAGACAACGCTCCTCGGTGAAACAACAACTGCGCTTGAATCACACTATGTTCCAAGCACAACAAAATAATCCACTGAAGTTTTCAGCAACTTTAGAAGATGTAATCCAGAACTTATACACCCGAAATAGCGCCAGCTTTTTAAATGCTGAGCAAGCTATTGCCGAGGCGTTTAAAGACACTCGCGACCACGATACTGCAATGATGGCCGGGACCGTGGGGGCCATTGAAGGATTACTCGATACACTTTCACCAGATCGCCTGAAAAGCCAAGCAAACGAACAAGGCGGTCTGAAAAAGGTTTTACCATATCAATTAGAAGCGAAAAGCTGGCGTTTATTTAGCGCTATGCACCAAGACATGGAAAGTGAAATTGAGCGCAAAGGCAGTGGCGCGCTCGCTGATGATTTTGTTAAAGCTTACGATAGTAAATTAAAAACGCTTTAG
- a CDS encoding serine/threonine-protein kinase, which produces MDDKPQNASEQDKTQIAGIANSGNAPQKNAQSANLQGLKLGARYLLEELVGQGGMSDIYRAKDLHLSTSDGEHHVVIKVLQSQFAESEQALALLKKEAQRCQQLSHPNIVRVYDCASVAGIHYIVMEWIEGETLEQIIKRSRPTGMKFANAKPILTQMIDALIYAHAHGVVHTDLKPSNVMVTSQGDVKILDFGVARAHRGDDIYAYQGAQAEDGVAGYTPAYASASQLDGQEPTPQDDIFSFACIAYELISSNHPYDRVAANEVPATYTLKKPASMPMLRWGALKKALSISQPGFKSFSELKSKLLTVNHMPAVAAVATVAVVAGLGFTYHTQAQSDYALLQAKYDNAVAKNEQLNQWMGWGSSNLFSKLGEIPPQYQVLKQGLVVKNQPQLLAQLEQQAKLAGQNKEQEYKNFTAIINVYDQAKPRFPDSLALAELIQDTRTEQQSVLDGVVEKIDLLLSQGRLTEGGDNSLVKLSEDLAFIAPEFNYQPMEAGVTLYLEQYQAAVEADDVATLDTLAEVGEAVFAQNQQIAQLLQQGEAKREAMTVLAQYFNKRESNPDTPYPYEAATAYYQDQFDAWEVSITNMDDHKELIALEEEVNTLAEKVPEDFQPMVKLKKSLASAYLSKAHALMQKRMYRTAQKLIERSDSINKSLSAYL; this is translated from the coding sequence ATGGATGACAAGCCGCAAAATGCAAGCGAGCAAGATAAAACGCAAATCGCTGGTATCGCAAACTCAGGTAACGCCCCACAAAAGAATGCTCAAAGCGCCAACCTTCAGGGTTTGAAATTAGGTGCACGGTATCTGTTGGAGGAACTTGTCGGCCAAGGTGGTATGAGTGATATCTACCGCGCCAAAGACCTACACCTCTCAACCAGCGATGGTGAACATCACGTCGTTATTAAAGTGTTACAATCGCAGTTTGCAGAATCAGAGCAAGCATTGGCGCTGTTGAAAAAAGAAGCCCAGCGCTGTCAGCAATTATCGCATCCAAATATTGTCCGCGTTTATGATTGTGCAAGCGTGGCCGGGATTCACTACATCGTTATGGAGTGGATTGAGGGCGAGACACTTGAGCAAATTATCAAGCGTTCACGGCCAACGGGCATGAAATTTGCCAACGCCAAACCCATTCTCACGCAAATGATTGATGCGCTAATTTATGCGCACGCCCACGGTGTTGTGCACACCGACCTGAAGCCTTCCAATGTTATGGTCACCAGCCAAGGTGACGTAAAAATTCTAGATTTTGGTGTTGCTCGCGCCCATCGTGGCGATGATATTTACGCTTATCAAGGCGCTCAGGCAGAAGATGGTGTTGCCGGGTACACCCCAGCTTACGCCAGCGCATCGCAATTAGATGGCCAAGAGCCGACACCGCAAGATGATATTTTTTCGTTCGCGTGTATCGCCTATGAACTTATTTCGAGTAACCACCCTTATGACCGGGTTGCCGCCAATGAGGTGCCAGCGACTTATACTCTGAAAAAGCCAGCGTCGATGCCGATGCTACGTTGGGGCGCGCTGAAAAAAGCATTATCAATTTCGCAACCAGGGTTTAAAAGCTTTAGCGAACTCAAGTCGAAATTATTGACAGTCAACCACATGCCGGCAGTGGCTGCGGTGGCAACTGTAGCTGTAGTTGCTGGGTTAGGATTTACTTATCATACCCAAGCGCAAAGTGATTACGCTTTGTTGCAAGCTAAATACGACAATGCTGTTGCCAAAAATGAGCAACTTAACCAGTGGATGGGATGGGGGTCAAGTAACCTATTCAGTAAACTAGGTGAAATTCCGCCACAGTACCAAGTACTAAAACAAGGCTTGGTGGTTAAAAACCAGCCCCAGTTACTGGCACAGTTGGAGCAACAAGCGAAGTTAGCAGGGCAGAATAAAGAGCAAGAATACAAGAACTTCACTGCAATTATTAACGTGTACGATCAAGCCAAACCTCGTTTCCCTGACTCACTGGCGTTGGCTGAACTTATTCAAGATACGCGAACAGAGCAGCAATCGGTGCTCGACGGTGTGGTTGAAAAAATTGACTTGTTATTGAGTCAAGGACGTCTAACCGAGGGCGGTGACAATTCATTGGTTAAGCTTTCTGAAGATCTAGCCTTCATTGCCCCTGAATTTAATTATCAACCGATGGAAGCTGGAGTTACTTTATACCTTGAGCAATACCAAGCAGCCGTTGAAGCAGACGACGTTGCGACTTTAGATACCTTAGCCGAAGTCGGTGAGGCCGTATTTGCACAAAACCAGCAAATTGCGCAGTTATTGCAACAAGGTGAAGCGAAACGCGAAGCCATGACGGTGCTAGCACAGTACTTCAATAAACGTGAGAGTAACCCGGATACACCGTATCCTTACGAGGCTGCCACGGCGTATTACCAAGATCAGTTTGATGCTTGGGAAGTATCTATTACTAATATGGATGACCATAAAGAGCTGATTGCACTGGAAGAAGAAGTGAACACGTTGGCAGAAAAAGTGCCAGAAGATTTTCAGCCCATGGTAAAACTGAAGAAGTCGCTCGCTTCTGCATATTTGTCGAAGGCGCATGCATTAATGCAAAAGCGCATGTATCGTACAGCGCAGAAGCTAATAGAGCGAAGTGACTCGATTAACAAGTCACTCTCAGCTTACTTATAG
- a CDS encoding tetratricopeptide repeat protein, whose product MLRYTLCALTLSSALALAPAAHAGLEEGIAAANVGDFETALSEFQYLADMGYAPGIYQLAQMYESGHGVAKNQRKAAQLYQQAVDKDYADAMFSLAVMYQEGRGVKLDLQRAVSLFKGAAEKGLAAAQFNLGVMYTNGEGVIKDYQSAIDWYRKAAAQNYTLAQFNLALMYYEGLGVAKSIEKSYIWNTIAEYNGNDDASTSRKLDEKKLQPEEIERAKQKADDIYEKILAGRYAGEGRRL is encoded by the coding sequence ATGTTGCGATACACACTATGCGCACTGACACTGAGCAGTGCACTTGCACTCGCGCCCGCAGCACATGCGGGGTTAGAAGAAGGCATTGCTGCGGCCAATGTGGGAGATTTTGAAACCGCCCTCAGCGAGTTTCAATATTTAGCAGACATGGGCTATGCCCCTGGAATCTATCAACTGGCACAAATGTACGAAAGCGGCCACGGTGTAGCCAAGAATCAACGTAAAGCTGCTCAGCTATATCAGCAGGCCGTGGATAAAGACTATGCAGACGCGATGTTTTCCTTGGCGGTCATGTACCAAGAAGGCCGAGGAGTAAAACTAGACTTGCAACGGGCGGTCAGTTTATTCAAAGGGGCTGCCGAAAAAGGGCTGGCTGCTGCGCAATTTAACCTTGGCGTTATGTACACCAATGGCGAAGGCGTTATTAAAGATTACCAAAGCGCAATCGATTGGTACCGTAAAGCGGCAGCGCAAAATTATACCTTGGCTCAGTTTAACCTTGCGCTAATGTACTATGAAGGCCTAGGTGTAGCTAAAAGTATCGAAAAGTCTTATATCTGGAACACCATCGCGGAATACAATGGCAATGACGATGCCAGTACCAGCCGCAAACTCGACGAGAAAAAATTGCAGCCTGAAGAAATTGAGCGGGCAAAGCAAAAAGCCGACGACATCTATGAAAAGATCCTCGCCGGCCGTTATGCTGGAGAAGGTCGTCGCCTATAA
- the ppc gene encoding phosphoenolpyruvate carboxylase yields the protein MSDQYAALRSNVGLLGQMLGQTIAQALGDSALAKVESIRQLAKTSRGGDEQAREALISELQSLSDDELLLVVRAFNQFLNLANVAEQYHTVSRSGNQGFCELDPLKQTLLRLKQSHVQEHTIKEAIARLDINLVLTAHPTEVTRRTLINKHVQLSDCLNLLELGDLLPQEQQKLHARMRQLIAQAWHTDEIRQQRPTPLDEAKWGYAVIENSLWQAVPEYVRELDDTLTQELGVGLVSDAKPVRFTSWMGGDRDGNPFVTSSVTQSVLDHGRWMALDLYIKDINLLISELSMFACDDALAKQAEGAHEPYRAVLKQLREKLTLTHEYLEAKITGQSPRGENIITDITQITDVLKACERSLEANNMAIIAQGQLRDTLIRCRCFGLQLSQLDIRQDSDRHAQVLGELTEYLGLGDYCQWDEQGKQEFLKAELASKRPLLPRNWQPSEQSQEVLDTFKVIAQNRAENFGIYIISMARQASDVLAVKLLLQEAGCQFNMPVAPLFETLDDLNRAPEVMQALYSDDVYRQHLGTHQYVMIGYSDSAKDAGMMAAGWAQYSAMESLVQLSEEQGIELVLFHGRGGTVGRGGAPAAQALRSQPPGSLKNGLRVTEQGEMIRFKFGLASVAKQSLHLYASAVLEGNLLPPPEPEPKWRDVMAKISDASCQHYRATVRENPEFVPYFRSATPEQELGKLPLGSRPSKRNPNGGVESLRAIPWIFAWSQNRLMLPAWLGAYQGLGAAISEYGEHTLQLMSQQWPFFRTRLEMLEMVFCKADSWLSAHYDQHLVAPQLQHFGERLRQELAQSVALIKELSPEHTLLGHQPWVRESIALRNPYTDPLNVLQVELLKRARTNSSQALDKALMVTMAGIAAGMRNTG from the coding sequence ATGAGTGATCAATACGCGGCACTACGCAGTAATGTGGGTTTATTAGGGCAGATGCTAGGACAAACCATTGCCCAGGCATTGGGTGATTCGGCTTTGGCCAAAGTTGAATCAATTCGTCAGTTGGCAAAAACTTCTCGCGGTGGCGATGAGCAGGCGCGTGAGGCGCTGATCAGCGAGTTACAATCCCTAAGCGACGATGAGTTACTGCTTGTTGTGCGCGCGTTCAATCAATTCCTCAACCTCGCTAATGTTGCTGAGCAGTACCATACTGTGTCGCGCTCGGGTAACCAGGGTTTTTGCGAACTTGACCCATTAAAGCAGACTTTGCTGCGCCTTAAGCAAAGCCATGTGCAAGAGCACACCATCAAAGAGGCAATCGCACGACTAGATATCAACTTGGTATTAACTGCGCACCCAACGGAAGTGACACGGCGCACACTGATTAACAAACATGTGCAATTAAGTGATTGCTTAAACCTGTTAGAGCTGGGCGACTTGCTGCCGCAGGAACAACAAAAACTCCACGCTCGCATGCGCCAACTAATAGCTCAGGCGTGGCATACCGATGAAATTCGTCAACAACGGCCAACGCCTTTGGATGAGGCGAAGTGGGGTTACGCAGTCATTGAAAATAGCCTGTGGCAAGCGGTGCCAGAATATGTGCGTGAGCTTGATGACACGCTGACTCAAGAGTTGGGTGTTGGTTTAGTCAGTGATGCTAAGCCGGTGCGTTTTACCTCATGGATGGGCGGCGACCGCGATGGCAACCCTTTTGTAACGTCGAGTGTGACACAGAGCGTACTCGACCATGGCCGGTGGATGGCATTGGACCTGTATATTAAAGACATCAACCTGCTGATCAGTGAATTATCGATGTTCGCCTGCGATGATGCTTTAGCTAAACAGGCTGAAGGAGCCCATGAACCCTATCGTGCCGTATTAAAGCAACTACGTGAAAAGCTGACACTCACTCACGAGTATCTCGAGGCCAAAATAACCGGGCAGTCGCCACGTGGCGAAAACATCATCACGGATATCACTCAGATAACGGATGTGTTAAAGGCCTGTGAGCGCTCGTTAGAGGCCAATAATATGGCCATCATCGCCCAGGGGCAGCTGCGCGATACGCTGATCCGCTGTCGGTGTTTTGGTTTGCAGCTCTCGCAATTGGATATCCGCCAAGACAGCGACAGACACGCACAGGTGCTTGGTGAGCTGACAGAGTACCTAGGCCTAGGTGATTACTGCCAGTGGGATGAGCAAGGTAAACAAGAGTTTCTCAAAGCAGAGTTGGCCAGCAAGCGGCCGTTATTACCTCGCAATTGGCAACCAAGCGAACAAAGCCAAGAGGTTCTCGACACCTTTAAAGTGATTGCCCAAAATCGCGCCGAAAACTTTGGCATTTACATTATTTCCATGGCTCGTCAGGCATCAGATGTGCTGGCAGTTAAGTTATTACTTCAAGAAGCAGGCTGTCAGTTTAACATGCCGGTTGCACCTTTGTTTGAAACTCTGGATGACCTCAACCGTGCGCCTGAAGTGATGCAGGCTTTATATAGCGATGATGTGTATCGCCAACATCTAGGCACTCATCAGTATGTGATGATTGGCTATTCAGATTCAGCCAAAGATGCAGGGATGATGGCCGCTGGCTGGGCACAATATAGTGCTATGGAGTCCTTGGTGCAGCTTAGTGAGGAGCAGGGCATTGAGCTCGTGCTATTTCACGGGCGCGGCGGTACTGTTGGTAGGGGAGGAGCCCCAGCTGCGCAAGCGTTGCGCTCGCAACCTCCAGGGAGTTTGAAAAATGGCCTGCGCGTGACTGAGCAAGGTGAGATGATCCGCTTCAAGTTCGGACTGGCCAGTGTCGCAAAGCAAAGTCTGCATTTATATGCCAGCGCAGTACTTGAGGGGAACCTGCTGCCACCCCCAGAGCCTGAGCCTAAGTGGCGCGACGTTATGGCTAAAATTAGCGACGCATCGTGCCAGCATTATCGTGCGACTGTGCGCGAGAACCCTGAATTTGTACCTTACTTTCGCAGTGCCACACCAGAGCAAGAGTTGGGTAAGTTGCCATTGGGATCGCGGCCTTCTAAGCGCAACCCTAATGGTGGGGTGGAAAGCTTAAGGGCCATTCCTTGGATCTTTGCTTGGTCGCAAAACCGCCTGATGCTGCCTGCTTGGTTGGGGGCCTATCAAGGTTTAGGAGCGGCGATTAGTGAATACGGTGAACATACGTTACAGCTTATGAGTCAGCAGTGGCCGTTCTTTCGCACCCGATTAGAGATGTTGGAAATGGTATTCTGTAAGGCAGACAGTTGGCTTAGTGCGCATTATGATCAGCACTTAGTGGCGCCGCAGTTACAGCACTTTGGCGAACGTTTACGCCAAGAGTTAGCGCAATCAGTGGCGCTGATCAAAGAACTAAGCCCAGAGCACACTTTATTAGGGCATCAGCCTTGGGTGCGTGAGTCTATTGCATTGCGCAATCCCTATACAGATCCGCTTAATGTCCTGCAGGTAGAGCTATTGAAACGAGCCCGTACCAATAGCTCACAGGCATTAGATAAAGCCTTAATGGTTACCATGGCTGGGATCGCAGCGGGTATGCGCAATACCGGTTAA
- a CDS encoding glycoside hydrolase family protein has translation MFSPTEKVNLRAKMEKYEGKINHMYLDSKGYVTVGVGHLIKDLASAQKLSFKKSNNMPATKDEIKADYEAVKKQPKNRLAFSYKRYVKLKLSDLDINTLTNKHIDSFESELKRIFPDFSTYPSEARLALFDIIFNVGMTDFNSEWPRLKKAVKAKDWSEAAKESNRKPPISAERNKYVRDLFEKAAANVKNPAKP, from the coding sequence ATGTTTTCACCAACAGAGAAAGTTAATTTGCGAGCAAAAATGGAGAAATACGAAGGCAAAATTAACCATATGTATTTAGACTCGAAAGGCTATGTTACGGTGGGTGTTGGGCATCTAATTAAAGATCTAGCTAGTGCACAAAAGTTGAGCTTTAAAAAGAGTAATAATATGCCTGCCACAAAAGATGAAATTAAGGCTGATTATGAAGCGGTGAAGAAACAACCAAAAAACCGTTTGGCTTTTAGTTACAAAAGGTACGTAAAACTCAAGCTATCTGATTTAGATATAAACACTCTAACTAATAAACATATCGATAGCTTTGAAAGTGAGCTAAAAAGGATATTTCCTGACTTTTCGACGTATCCAAGTGAAGCAAGGCTAGCACTGTTTGATATTATTTTTAATGTTGGGATGACCGACTTTAACAGTGAGTGGCCGAGATTGAAGAAAGCAGTGAAAGCGAAGGATTGGTCCGAGGCCGCAAAAGAATCAAACAGAAAACCTCCCATTTCGGCAGAAAGAAATAAGTACGTGAGAGATTTATTTGAGAAAGCGGCGGCCAATGTTAAAAACCCGGCCAAACCATAA